A genomic segment from Deinococcus sp. YIM 77859 encodes:
- a CDS encoding efflux RND transporter permease subunit — MSTHDPPEFSLPRGTLPDGTPEPAVHPAVRFSVRNYVFSIGIFLMVVLLGLIASTRLGVELLPNFEVPVLAVSTSYPGATPDQVDREVSQRIEDAVSTLGGVVDINTTSVSGQSAVVITFADGTDIDAAANSVSQAVAAIRATLPSGSDAPVVQKFDPNATPILTLALLGGSARTADVVAYAEDTLVPRLQRVEGVADVSVTGGPERQVQVLLDPARLQAYNLSPARVTAAIQASALDLPAGSLTQGGTTVGFSTRNTPTSLADVENIVVDPASGLRVADVASVRDTTARPTSYARVNGQPAVLLNVRKASGTNSVAVANAVREAMETQPLPKGYTLTLASDTTTVTRATVEDTFHEFLLAVAAVGVIVLLFLGRLNTVFAVILAIPISISAAPLLYSLLGFSFNIVSLLAIIVAIGIVVDDSIVVAENVQRYRDLGYGLLRSVLLGGSEVFSAVTAASFALLAVLIPLSFMPGILGQFFSQFGLGLAAAITLSWLESLLFLTVRMAYTRDPEPIGWAQVPGVLARLPRFFHEALSGVRTLPGLLLLALAGAAGWLLLDRATRLPTPAVALLAVLLAPVGLTLVRYGLTVLLALLEALTGTLHGLTNRAVTGTARAYARSVGTALRRPGVVMLIAGLFLLSVPLALRGVGFSFVPQSDSGILTVEVELPAGTDLARTNALTARIEANLLKRPEVRLVQTSVGAGGVLGGTNANTATLTVTLVDREERPGIETLTARLARDLQPLAQTVPGAEVRVASQQTGPGGSFDLSLALTAPNQALLAERNREVLRLLAADPNVATVESSLSATRQERSFVPDPARLAGSGLSVSDVAQALRTYNEGSVSGTLRDADRSVDIVVRLNPAEVQNEQSLLSQTVYSPSLGANVPLAELGDFQLRQAPATLSRLNKAYTATLNINLAPRVNPFAYQGTIIENVRRAGLLEGNVSLGNASAFGSTGLTADLVFYGPVVLVLAVLLTYLVLGSQFNSFRYPLYLLLPIPLAIVGALWTLNLFGVDLDVITVLGMVILLGLSTKNSILYLEFVTERMRTLPLREALIEAAELRFRPIVMTTLTVLVISIPLVFGQGDGAEFRRGLGIVILGGVITSTLLTFYVVPSVFYQFERRRQSALPAGETGLAPAGH; from the coding sequence GGTGAGCACGCTGGGCGGCGTGGTGGACATCAACACGACCAGTGTGAGTGGACAGTCGGCGGTGGTGATCACCTTTGCGGACGGCACCGATATCGACGCGGCGGCCAACAGCGTCTCGCAGGCCGTGGCCGCCATCCGCGCCACCCTCCCCAGCGGCAGCGACGCCCCGGTCGTGCAGAAGTTCGACCCCAACGCCACGCCCATCCTCACGCTCGCGCTGCTGGGCGGCTCGGCGCGCACGGCAGACGTGGTGGCCTACGCCGAAGACACCCTGGTCCCCCGCCTGCAACGCGTCGAGGGGGTAGCCGATGTGAGCGTGACGGGCGGCCCCGAGCGGCAGGTGCAGGTGCTGCTCGACCCCGCTCGCCTCCAGGCGTACAACCTCTCCCCCGCCCGCGTCACGGCAGCGATCCAGGCTTCGGCCCTCGACCTGCCCGCCGGGAGCCTCACCCAGGGTGGGACGACGGTGGGCTTTTCCACCCGCAATACACCCACCAGCCTCGCGGACGTGGAAAACATCGTGGTGGACCCCGCCTCCGGCCTGCGCGTGGCGGACGTCGCGAGCGTGCGGGACACCACCGCGCGGCCCACCAGCTATGCTCGGGTCAACGGGCAGCCTGCCGTGCTGCTCAATGTCCGCAAGGCGAGCGGCACAAACAGCGTGGCGGTCGCGAACGCGGTGCGGGAGGCGATGGAGACGCAGCCTCTTCCCAAGGGGTACACCCTCACGCTCGCCAGCGACACCACCACCGTCACCCGCGCGACCGTGGAGGACACCTTTCACGAATTCCTGCTCGCCGTCGCCGCCGTGGGCGTGATCGTGCTGCTGTTTCTGGGGAGGCTCAACACCGTCTTCGCGGTGATCCTCGCCATTCCCATCTCCATCAGCGCCGCGCCGCTCCTCTATAGCCTGCTGGGCTTTTCCTTCAATATCGTCTCGCTGCTCGCGATTATCGTTGCCATCGGCATCGTGGTGGATGACTCCATCGTCGTGGCGGAGAACGTGCAGCGCTACCGCGACCTGGGCTACGGCCTGCTCAGGAGCGTGCTGCTGGGCGGCTCCGAAGTCTTTTCGGCGGTCACGGCCGCCTCCTTCGCGCTGCTGGCCGTCTTGATTCCGCTCTCCTTTATGCCGGGCATCCTGGGCCAGTTCTTCAGTCAGTTCGGGTTGGGCCTGGCTGCCGCAATCACCCTGAGCTGGCTCGAAAGCCTGCTGTTCCTGACGGTGCGAATGGCCTACACCCGCGACCCTGAACCCATCGGTTGGGCCCAGGTGCCGGGCGTTCTGGCACGGCTCCCCCGCTTCTTCCACGAGGCCCTGAGCGGCGTGCGAACGCTGCCGGGCCTGCTGCTGCTCGCGCTGGCCGGAGCGGCGGGCTGGCTCCTGCTGGACCGGGCCACCCGCCTCCCAACCCCTGCCGTCGCCCTCCTCGCCGTACTGCTCGCGCCCGTGGGCCTCACGCTGGTGCGATATGGGCTCACGGTCCTGCTGGCCCTGCTCGAGGCGCTGACCGGCACCCTGCACGGCCTGACCAATCGCGCTGTGACGGGAACCGCCCGCGCCTATGCCCGCAGCGTGGGCACGGCCCTGCGGCGGCCCGGGGTGGTCATGCTGATCGCCGGGCTCTTTCTGCTGAGCGTGCCTCTCGCGCTCCGCGGCGTCGGCTTCTCCTTTGTGCCGCAGAGTGACAGCGGCATCCTGACCGTAGAGGTCGAACTCCCCGCCGGAACGGACCTCGCCCGCACGAACGCGCTCACCGCCCGCATCGAGGCGAACCTGCTGAAGCGCCCGGAGGTGCGGCTCGTCCAGACCAGCGTGGGCGCAGGGGGTGTGCTGGGCGGCACCAACGCCAACACCGCCACCCTGACCGTCACCCTGGTGGACCGGGAAGAGCGCCCCGGCATCGAGACCCTCACCGCGCGTCTCGCACGGGACCTCCAACCCCTCGCGCAGACGGTGCCCGGGGCGGAAGTCCGGGTGGCCTCGCAGCAGACCGGCCCCGGCGGAAGTTTTGACCTCAGCCTGGCGCTGACCGCACCCAACCAAGCGCTGCTCGCCGAGCGCAACCGGGAGGTGCTGCGCCTGCTGGCGGCTGACCCGAACGTCGCTACCGTGGAGAGCAGCCTCAGCGCCACCCGCCAGGAACGCAGCTTTGTGCCCGACCCCGCCCGCCTCGCCGGCAGCGGCCTCAGCGTCAGCGACGTGGCGCAGGCCCTGCGAACCTACAACGAGGGCAGCGTGAGCGGGACGCTACGCGACGCTGACCGCAGCGTAGACATTGTGGTGCGGCTGAATCCCGCCGAGGTGCAGAACGAGCAGAGTCTGCTGTCACAGACGGTGTACTCTCCTTCGCTCGGGGCAAACGTGCCGCTGGCCGAACTGGGAGACTTTCAGCTCCGGCAAGCCCCCGCCACCCTCAGTCGCCTGAACAAGGCGTACACCGCCACGCTGAACATCAATCTCGCCCCCAGGGTCAATCCCTTCGCGTACCAGGGAACGATCATCGAGAACGTGCGCCGGGCTGGCCTGCTGGAAGGCAACGTTAGCCTGGGCAACGCAAGCGCCTTTGGCAGCACCGGCCTGACCGCCGATCTGGTGTTCTATGGCCCGGTGGTGTTGGTGCTCGCCGTGCTGCTCACGTACCTGGTGCTGGGCTCACAGTTCAACTCCTTCCGCTATCCCCTCTACCTGCTGCTGCCCATCCCCCTCGCCATCGTGGGGGCGCTGTGGACGCTCAACCTCTTCGGGGTGGACCTCGATGTGATCACGGTGCTGGGCATGGTGATCCTGCTGGGCCTCTCCACCAAGAATTCCATCCTGTACCTCGAATTCGTCACCGAGCGGATGCGAACGCTTCCCCTGCGTGAGGCCCTGATCGAGGCCGCCGAGCTGCGCTTTCGCCCGATCGTGATGACCACCCTCACGGTGCTCGTGATCAGCATCCCGCTGGTGTTCGGGCAGGGCGACGGGGCAGAGTTCCGCCGGGGCCTGGGCATCGTGATCCTGGGCGGCGTGATCACCTCCACCCTGCTCACCTTCTATGTGGTGCCCAGCGTCTTCTACCAGTTCGAGCGGCGGCGCCAGTCCGCCCTACCCGCTGGTGAAACTGGCCTCGCACCCGCTGGGCACTGA
- a CDS encoding prepilin-type N-terminal cleavage/methylation domain-containing protein, with translation MQGRSAGLTIVEVLVALLILTVMMAAAMSVYISTMVSNSGAAYRTRVTQVLSTVTDQITQHVLTLPEGGSELLVFQPGTPPTPVTLTSTPTGCSAYLMSPAGRAHYCVTVRNNGSFNPAVGGVSLLGVAARTYNTQACWNERGAVRCVEATTIY, from the coding sequence ATGCAGGGTCGCAGCGCCGGTTTAACCATCGTGGAGGTGCTGGTCGCCCTGCTGATTCTCACGGTCATGATGGCCGCGGCCATGAGCGTGTACATCTCCACGATGGTCTCTAACTCCGGCGCGGCCTACCGCACGCGGGTCACGCAGGTGCTCTCCACGGTGACAGACCAAATCACGCAACACGTGTTGACCCTCCCGGAGGGTGGCTCAGAGCTTCTGGTGTTCCAGCCTGGCACGCCGCCCACACCCGTCACCTTGACGAGCACTCCAACAGGATGCAGTGCGTACCTGATGTCTCCTGCGGGCCGAGCCCACTACTGCGTGACGGTTCGCAACAACGGGAGCTTCAATCCTGCTGTTGGAGGCGTATCCCTGCTGGGGGTGGCGGCCCGCACGTACAACACCCAGGCTTGCTGGAACGAGAGAGGAGCGGTGCGCTGCGTTGAAGCGACGACGATCTACTGA
- a CDS encoding prepilin-type N-terminal cleavage/methylation domain-containing protein, with protein MQVSGLTLLELLVVLAIVAVLSALAALNFNSSSRALALTGYANEFALAVQQSASRANTNNALYVIKYGTSGVEWGPGTSGLTLSSCETASAAPALASTSGKINLPAGTTNPTGWLCISAPGLVTRLETLATCVENGTNIPCFAVRRGATSRRVLVSGNGQTEVK; from the coding sequence GGTGGTGCTGGCCATTGTGGCGGTGCTCTCGGCACTGGCCGCCCTCAACTTCAATAGTTCCTCCCGGGCCCTTGCGTTGACCGGTTATGCGAACGAGTTTGCTCTCGCTGTTCAGCAGAGTGCCTCGCGGGCCAACACCAACAACGCGCTGTACGTCATCAAGTACGGCACGAGCGGCGTTGAATGGGGACCCGGCACGAGCGGTCTGACGCTGAGCAGTTGCGAGACGGCTTCGGCTGCCCCTGCTCTTGCCAGTACGTCCGGGAAAATCAATCTCCCGGCGGGTACCACCAATCCAACCGGCTGGCTGTGCATCTCCGCTCCGGGCCTCGTGACCCGTCTGGAAACCCTGGCTACCTGTGTGGAGAACGGGACGAATATTCCCTGCTTCGCGGTGAGACGGGGCGCGACCTCACGGCGGGTGCTGGTGTCTGGCAACGGTCAGACGGAGGTGAAGTGA
- a CDS encoding neutral zinc metallopeptidase, with product MDWQNLPGGGNIEDRRGGGLPGGGIAVGGIGGLILALIAMFFGVDPSAVLGGNQAPTPAQTRTAPGEQDIAYQFVDRILASTDRVWSDIFARAGRTYTEPTLVLFSQAVNSACGQASSAVGPFYCPLDQKVYLDTSFFSQMDRQLGGGGDFAYSYVIAHEVGHHVQNELGIADQVTRAQQQARSEAQANALSVRLELQADCFAGVWGNHVADLANLTQEDVREAINTAAAIGDDALQRRGQGYVVPDSFTHGTSEQRVQWFMTGFQSGDPNRCDTFSGQL from the coding sequence ATGGACTGGCAAAACCTCCCCGGAGGGGGAAATATCGAGGACCGCCGTGGAGGGGGCTTGCCCGGCGGGGGAATCGCCGTGGGGGGCATCGGAGGACTGATTCTCGCCCTGATCGCGATGTTTTTCGGCGTCGATCCCAGTGCCGTGCTGGGCGGGAACCAGGCCCCGACTCCAGCACAGACCAGGACCGCACCCGGCGAGCAAGACATTGCCTATCAGTTCGTGGACCGCATTCTGGCCAGCACCGACCGGGTTTGGTCGGACATCTTTGCTCGGGCGGGCCGCACCTACACTGAACCGACCCTGGTGCTGTTCAGTCAGGCCGTCAACAGTGCCTGCGGACAGGCCAGCAGCGCGGTGGGGCCCTTCTACTGCCCCCTTGATCAGAAGGTGTACCTGGACACCAGCTTCTTTAGCCAGATGGACCGCCAGCTTGGTGGGGGCGGCGACTTCGCGTACTCCTACGTGATCGCCCACGAGGTGGGGCACCACGTCCAGAACGAGCTGGGCATCGCCGATCAGGTCACCCGTGCCCAGCAGCAGGCCCGCAGTGAGGCCCAGGCCAATGCCCTCAGCGTGCGCCTCGAACTTCAGGCGGACTGCTTCGCCGGTGTGTGGGGAAACCATGTCGCCGACCTCGCCAACCTCACCCAGGAGGACGTACGCGAGGCCATCAACACCGCCGCGGCGATTGGTGACGATGCCCTCCAGCGGCGGGGGCAGGGCTACGTGGTCCCCGATTCCTTTACCCACGGCACGAGTGAGCAGCGTGTGCAGTGGTTCATGACCGGCTTCCAAAGTGGCGATCCCAACCGCTGCGACACGTTTTCTGGACAGCTTTGA
- a CDS encoding prepilin-type N-terminal cleavage/methylation domain-containing protein translates to MKRRRSTDGFTLVELLVAMGILAILLGLLLESSRTAIRMQTSTEREISLESSLRRTMAILTQDLRNAAYGMVTDTPYVSTATAISMAQVADTGVHPVVGPSGSGFPNANNVQVLAPAGFSWDSDTPFLLVNPVQGLATVLDLNAASSVGGNGKVTLSHAGQPNTLCFSTGNLVQRLRLVGYTYNPTKKMIFRGVRARATIIETPLAFNVSAFNIRYVATDGASYTALADLPETASLSRVQLSITMQRGQGSSLLTRSLSSTVEIPKLFTLTTKPLRYVAPGTSVSCS, encoded by the coding sequence TTGAAGCGACGACGATCTACTGATGGATTCACGCTGGTAGAGCTGCTGGTGGCTATGGGAATTCTGGCCATCCTGTTGGGATTGTTACTGGAGTCCAGCAGGACGGCTATTCGCATGCAGACGAGCACTGAACGGGAAATCAGCCTAGAAAGCAGCCTGCGCCGCACAATGGCGATTCTTACCCAGGACTTGCGAAATGCTGCGTACGGCATGGTCACCGACACGCCCTACGTGAGCACGGCGACCGCCATCTCCATGGCACAGGTGGCTGATACGGGCGTTCACCCGGTCGTTGGCCCCAGCGGCAGCGGCTTTCCGAATGCAAACAACGTTCAGGTCCTGGCGCCCGCAGGCTTCAGTTGGGACAGTGACACGCCGTTTTTGCTTGTGAACCCGGTCCAGGGTCTGGCGACCGTGCTGGACCTCAACGCCGCGAGCTCCGTCGGCGGGAATGGAAAGGTCACCCTCAGTCATGCGGGCCAACCCAATACCTTGTGTTTCTCGACCGGGAATCTGGTACAGCGTCTGCGTCTTGTTGGGTACACATACAACCCGACTAAGAAAATGATCTTCCGGGGCGTGAGGGCCAGGGCCACCATCATTGAGACACCGCTGGCCTTTAATGTCTCTGCCTTCAATATCCGGTACGTGGCTACGGACGGGGCTTCCTACACGGCGCTTGCGGATCTGCCCGAAACGGCCAGCTTGTCGCGGGTGCAGCTGAGTATCACGATGCAACGTGGGCAGGGAAGCAGTCTGCTGACACGTTCCCTAAGCAGCACGGTAGAGATCCCAAAACTGTTTACGCTAACGACCAAACCTCTGAGGTATGTCGCCCCGGGGACATCGGTGAGTTGTTCGTGA
- a CDS encoding DUF4900 domain-containing protein, translating into MALNTRHEQGMALVSALFLIVLVLGVVAVTTQLTVGNLRQTGDTVATAQTLALAQGGRNFAQSLLRGPVGTKLSDTVTDLAQRNVLGNAGTWVFSKGENSPSPDPQRVAQNMQTLAAQLQNSLPGGGCYGPFTVEGGQTLSVRVTFTGALPACDGAVAETVSIGVGRFISGSRNSTQTYSLPYVTVIAASKGAARRTLTVSGEYQFDVGNGSFARFALLTDIHQQSDRAAQIYFTSDTLFNGPVHTNGNFAFYGQPWFGGAVSSSGVTDTGQRGAWFQRTDGCGGRRQPACTAFRDVADLSPTPAYGNAVPTFTSGVDWEADEIELPNNSNDQKGAAERAGILINGDATVTLSVGTAGTEIPGKNGKKYQAITVNGTEYRAFEDSTFYMKSGNTWRVARNASGQEITAFNGVIYASGRITRLAAPARTNANDPKTAPPALAAFSEITVAAADDIRIASDLKYEDDPCDGDLRRGEDGQVIVPNCETDPLVKRNVLGIYSSGGDVLIGLGNTGGSLNVPRDVRIHATLMASVGQVRVENYATADCNGKVYILGGVIEKTYGPFGRFNSGTGQCTSGMQRSFTYDQRMLNGLAPPYFPTTQMTSLLPSRRIIQYGQAEQERR; encoded by the coding sequence ATGGCTTTGAACACGCGACACGAACAGGGCATGGCCCTTGTCTCCGCACTCTTCCTGATCGTGCTGGTGCTGGGTGTGGTGGCCGTCACGACCCAGCTCACCGTAGGGAATCTGCGGCAGACGGGCGACACCGTGGCAACGGCGCAAACCCTTGCCCTAGCGCAAGGAGGCCGCAATTTCGCGCAGAGCCTGCTGCGGGGGCCGGTGGGCACCAAGCTGAGTGACACCGTGACGGATCTGGCACAACGCAACGTGCTGGGCAATGCAGGTACCTGGGTGTTCTCGAAGGGTGAAAATAGCCCAAGCCCCGATCCCCAGCGGGTGGCCCAGAACATGCAAACGCTCGCCGCCCAGTTACAGAACAGCCTGCCGGGTGGTGGATGCTACGGTCCCTTCACTGTGGAGGGCGGGCAAACGCTGAGTGTGCGAGTCACGTTCACGGGCGCGCTGCCCGCTTGTGATGGCGCTGTGGCCGAAACGGTTTCTATCGGTGTGGGCCGGTTCATCTCTGGATCTCGCAACAGCACCCAAACGTACAGCTTGCCCTATGTAACGGTGATCGCTGCGAGTAAGGGGGCGGCGCGGCGCACGCTCACGGTCAGCGGCGAGTATCAGTTTGACGTGGGCAACGGCAGTTTTGCTCGCTTTGCTCTGCTTACGGATATCCACCAGCAGAGTGACAGGGCGGCCCAGATCTATTTCACTTCGGACACGCTCTTTAACGGACCGGTGCATACCAATGGGAACTTCGCATTCTACGGCCAGCCCTGGTTCGGCGGGGCAGTGTCGAGCTCAGGGGTGACAGACACGGGGCAGAGGGGAGCCTGGTTTCAACGCACGGACGGCTGCGGTGGTCGGCGGCAACCGGCCTGTACGGCATTTCGTGACGTTGCCGACCTGTCTCCTACGCCAGCCTACGGCAATGCGGTTCCGACCTTTACAAGTGGGGTGGACTGGGAGGCGGATGAAATTGAGCTTCCCAACAACTCGAACGATCAGAAGGGCGCTGCCGAGCGGGCGGGCATCCTGATCAATGGTGATGCGACAGTCACATTGAGTGTGGGAACGGCGGGGACGGAGATTCCAGGAAAGAACGGGAAGAAGTACCAGGCCATCACCGTCAATGGCACCGAGTACCGGGCTTTTGAGGACAGCACCTTCTACATGAAGTCCGGAAATACCTGGAGGGTGGCGAGGAACGCAAGCGGTCAGGAGATTACCGCCTTTAACGGTGTGATCTACGCGAGTGGCCGGATTACACGTCTGGCAGCTCCTGCTCGTACAAACGCGAACGATCCCAAGACAGCGCCACCGGCTCTGGCGGCGTTTTCGGAGATCACCGTTGCAGCGGCGGACGATATCCGTATCGCCAGCGATCTCAAGTACGAGGATGATCCCTGTGACGGTGACCTGCGGCGGGGCGAAGACGGGCAGGTGATCGTTCCGAACTGTGAGACCGATCCCCTGGTAAAGCGGAATGTGCTGGGCATCTACAGTAGTGGCGGCGACGTGCTGATCGGTCTGGGGAACACGGGTGGAAGCCTGAATGTTCCTCGCGACGTCCGGATTCACGCCACGTTGATGGCCTCTGTGGGGCAGGTCCGCGTTGAGAACTACGCGACAGCAGACTGTAATGGCAAGGTCTACATTTTGGGGGGCGTGATCGAGAAGACCTACGGGCCCTTTGGGAGGTTCAATTCGGGGACCGGTCAGTGCACTTCGGGGATGCAGCGCAGCTTCACGTACGACCAGCGGATGCTCAATGGCTTGGCCCCCCCGTACTTCCCCACAACCCAAATGACCAGCCTGCTGCCAAGCCGCCGCATCATTCAGTACGGCCAAGCCGAGCAGGAACGCCGGTAG